From the Iodobacter fluviatilis genome, one window contains:
- a CDS encoding CZB domain-containing protein, which produces MQTLMQISTNMEQSSAASALRGFCELAKVDHIIFKFRVYQVLFGLSNEDESQFASHTSCRLGKWYYDGEGKECFSKLNGYREMETPHMKVHSAALSALRSYFSGDSQRAIEAVAEMEAASLLVLSNLEKMSINGEKDSETLCLHA; this is translated from the coding sequence ATGCAAACCTTGATGCAAATATCGACCAATATGGAGCAAAGCAGCGCAGCATCTGCCCTAAGAGGGTTTTGCGAGCTGGCTAAAGTGGATCACATTATTTTTAAATTCCGGGTTTATCAGGTGCTGTTTGGGCTTTCCAATGAGGATGAAAGCCAGTTTGCCAGCCATACATCCTGCCGTTTAGGTAAATGGTATTACGATGGCGAAGGTAAAGAATGCTTTTCCAAGCTCAATGGCTACCGAGAAATGGAAACACCCCATATGAAAGTACATAGTGCGGCATTAAGCGCTTTACGCTCCTATTTCAGTGGTGATTCACAAAGAGCAATCGAAGCCGTTGCTGAAATGGAAGCAGCTAGTTTGTTGGTATTAAGCAATCTGGAAAAGATGTCCATCAACGGCGAAAAAGACAGCGAAACGCTCTGCCTGCACGCATAA
- a CDS encoding helix-turn-helix transcriptional regulator, translating to MTTDQTKQLIEQLEMKISSFQYVLAYRNIFVISFFSSGEILDHNYPSHENATQLDHFGFLIGQDNLAAIKALIKTSVSGSDGWKFFNRDLKLHLFRVNQNLWHIEVGSQEEESDNHNPNPDFAKFYSLTETLTEFREWQDSGEIDEVLERIRSQHLPQIRQVKATISDPILIMCLDLIEGIVASAVNDNGDIDTSLYALLTPSEVQVAKFIKVGMSTKEIAQSLSVASKTVENHRNSLRSKLGITNKGINLRNYLISLSS from the coding sequence ATGACCACTGACCAGACCAAGCAATTAATTGAACAACTTGAAATGAAAATTAGCTCATTTCAATATGTGCTCGCCTACCGCAATATTTTTGTGATTAGTTTTTTCAGCTCGGGCGAGATTCTGGATCACAATTACCCTTCGCATGAAAACGCTACCCAGCTGGATCATTTCGGCTTTTTAATTGGTCAGGATAATCTGGCCGCAATTAAGGCACTGATTAAAACCTCGGTCAGTGGCTCGGACGGTTGGAAGTTTTTTAACCGCGATTTAAAACTACATTTATTCCGCGTTAATCAGAACCTCTGGCATATTGAAGTCGGCTCTCAGGAAGAAGAAAGCGACAACCACAACCCAAATCCGGATTTTGCCAAATTCTACAGCCTGACCGAAACACTCACCGAATTCAGAGAATGGCAGGATAGCGGCGAAATTGATGAGGTATTAGAGCGCATTCGCAGCCAACATCTGCCACAAATCCGGCAGGTTAAAGCCACCATTTCTGACCCAATTCTGATTATGTGCCTCGATTTAATCGAAGGGATTGTGGCTTCTGCTGTGAATGATAATGGCGATATTGATACCAGCCTCTATGCCTTACTCACGCCTTCTGAAGTGCAAGTCGCCAAATTTATTAAGGTAGGGATGTCGACCAAAGAAATTGCACAAAGCTTAAGTGTGGCTTCCAAAACGGTTGAAAATCATAGAAATAGTTTAAGAAGCAAATTGGGCATTACCAATAAAGGCATTAATTTGCGTAATTATTTAATTAGTTTATCTTCCTGA
- the hisD gene encoding histidinol dehydrogenase, translating to MLRRLDSRSADFQSQLAALLAFETSQDPDVDTRVAAILDDVKTRGDAAVVEYTQRFDGVAAQTMAELELSQAELKDAFDRLPDVQREALVAAAERVRKYHEHQKMASWQYTDEDGTVLGQQVTALDRVGIYVPGGKASYPSSVLMNAIPAHVAGVAEIIMVVPTPRGEKNDLVLAAAFVAGVSRAFCIGGAQAVGALAFGTETVPAVDKITGPGNAYVAAAKRRVFGIVGIDMVAGPSEILVICDGTTDPDWIAMDLFSQAEHDEIAQAILLCPDEEFIGQVAASIEKLLPTMPRQDIIRASLTGRGALITVKDLHEACEIANYIAPEHLELSIATPEVYLAELRHAGAIFMGKFTSESLGDYCAGPNHVLPTARTARFASPLGVYDFQKRTSIIQVSEAGSQKLGRIASTLAHGEGLTAHARSAEYRLKD from the coding sequence ATGTTGCGTCGCCTTGATTCTCGTTCTGCTGATTTTCAATCACAACTCGCCGCCCTGCTGGCTTTTGAAACCTCACAAGATCCGGATGTGGATACCCGGGTTGCGGCTATTCTTGACGATGTAAAAACACGCGGCGATGCGGCTGTAGTGGAATACACCCAGCGCTTTGACGGCGTTGCGGCACAAACCATGGCGGAGCTGGAGCTAAGCCAGGCTGAGCTGAAAGACGCGTTCGATCGCCTGCCCGATGTGCAAAGAGAGGCCTTAGTGGCAGCAGCAGAGCGGGTGCGTAAATATCACGAACACCAGAAAATGGCGTCCTGGCAATACACAGATGAAGATGGCACGGTACTAGGCCAGCAGGTTACAGCACTCGACAGAGTCGGGATTTATGTACCGGGCGGCAAAGCGAGCTATCCCTCTTCCGTCTTGATGAACGCCATTCCAGCCCATGTGGCCGGTGTCGCCGAAATCATCATGGTAGTGCCTACGCCGCGTGGCGAGAAAAATGATCTAGTACTCGCTGCAGCCTTCGTGGCGGGCGTGAGCCGCGCCTTCTGTATTGGCGGCGCGCAAGCAGTGGGCGCGCTTGCTTTTGGTACCGAAACCGTACCTGCTGTGGATAAAATCACCGGCCCCGGCAACGCCTATGTCGCCGCCGCCAAGCGCCGTGTATTTGGGATTGTCGGCATTGATATGGTGGCTGGCCCTTCAGAGATTCTAGTGATTTGCGATGGCACCACCGACCCGGACTGGATCGCGATGGATTTATTCAGCCAGGCCGAGCACGATGAAATCGCCCAAGCGATTCTGCTTTGCCCGGATGAAGAATTTATCGGGCAAGTTGCCGCCAGTATTGAAAAGCTCCTCCCCACCATGCCGCGCCAAGACATTATCCGCGCGTCGCTCACCGGCCGTGGCGCTTTAATTACCGTAAAAGATCTGCACGAAGCCTGCGAAATTGCCAATTATATTGCGCCGGAACATCTGGAATTATCCATCGCTACCCCAGAAGTCTACCTAGCTGAGCTACGTCACGCGGGTGCGATTTTTATGGGCAAGTTTACCAGCGAGTCTTTGGGCGATTATTGCGCCGGCCCAAATCACGTCCTCCCCACCGCCCGCACTGCCCGTTTTGCCAGCCCGCTGGGCGTTTACGACTTCCAAAAACGCACGAGCATTATCCAAGTTTCAGAAGCGGGCAGCCAAAAACTAGGCCGCATCGCCAGCACCCTCGCCCACGGCGAAGGCCTAACCGCCCATGCACGATCAGCGGAATATCGTTTGAAGGATTGA
- a CDS encoding nucleoside/nucleotide kinase family protein, which translates to MIQSRYQAKIDTLLASGQRKLLGIVGPPGSGKSTLAQQIQQLYPQQSVVVPMDGYHLANCELARLGKAARKGAEDTFDSAGFAALIQRLKTQPTDETIYAPEFRRAIEEPIANAIPIQPQHQLIIVEGNYLLLESGHWAQLPSLLDETWYVDVGHTLRESRLIQRHIQFGRSEAAAIEWVQSTDGPNARLIEASKSRADLLFTWE; encoded by the coding sequence ATGATCCAGTCACGCTATCAGGCCAAAATCGACACCCTGTTGGCCAGCGGCCAGCGCAAATTGCTCGGCATTGTTGGCCCACCCGGCTCGGGCAAATCCACACTGGCGCAGCAGATTCAGCAGCTTTATCCACAGCAAAGCGTTGTAGTGCCCATGGATGGCTACCATCTGGCCAATTGCGAGTTAGCCCGCCTTGGCAAAGCAGCAAGGAAAGGCGCAGAAGATACCTTTGATAGCGCAGGATTTGCCGCACTGATTCAGCGACTAAAAACCCAGCCAACAGATGAAACCATCTACGCCCCCGAGTTTCGCCGCGCAATCGAAGAACCCATCGCCAACGCCATTCCTATTCAGCCCCAACACCAACTGATCATTGTTGAAGGCAACTACCTGCTGCTGGAGAGCGGCCATTGGGCCCAATTACCCAGCTTGCTGGATGAAACTTGGTATGTAGACGTAGGCCACACACTGAGAGAATCCCGCCTAATCCAGCGCCATATACAATTTGGCCGCAGCGAAGCCGCAGCGATCGAGTGGGTGCAGAGCACCGATGGCCCAAATGCTAGGTTAATTGAAGCCAGTAAATCGCGGGCTGATCTGCTGTTTACCTGGGAATAA
- a CDS encoding TRAP transporter large permease, with protein sequence MSTIPAPEAHWSIKIPALVFGSLAIIAIVGGKKAVVFCLLLALMATGMPISIALGLTVLTFLFTMTNVPIESVALKLFTGIEKFEIMAIPFFILAGNFLTHGGVARRMIDFATSMVGHFHGGLGLAGVLACALFAAVSGSSPATVVAIGSILLPAMIKQGFPRQFGAGVITTAGALGILIPPSIAMVMFSVATNTSVGALFMAGVIPGLMLAFFLGLTTWWRARKFGYPRMPKATAGERWGAFRRSVWGLMLIVLVLGGIYTGVFTPTEAAAIAAVYAFIIAVFVYRDLPLSRVPKVLLDSASMSAMLLYIITNAVLFSFVMTNEGIPQAMADWLLGMGLGPITFLLAVNILLLLAGNVMEPSSIILIMAPILFPVAVKLGINPIHFGILITVNMEVGMCHPPVGLNLYVASGITKMGITELTVAVWPWLLTMLGFLLLITYVPAISLWLPTAMGMM encoded by the coding sequence ATGAGTACCATTCCTGCACCAGAAGCGCACTGGTCAATCAAAATACCCGCCCTGGTATTCGGATCTTTAGCCATTATCGCCATCGTTGGCGGCAAAAAAGCCGTGGTGTTCTGCCTGCTGCTGGCACTAATGGCCACCGGCATGCCAATTTCTATCGCGCTGGGGCTGACCGTACTTACCTTCTTATTCACCATGACCAATGTGCCCATCGAATCGGTGGCGCTGAAATTGTTCACGGGGATAGAGAAGTTTGAAATTATGGCCATTCCCTTCTTTATTCTGGCCGGTAATTTCTTAACCCACGGTGGGGTAGCCCGCCGCATGATCGACTTTGCCACCAGCATGGTAGGCCACTTTCATGGCGGATTAGGCTTGGCGGGTGTGCTGGCCTGTGCATTATTTGCAGCGGTTTCCGGCTCCAGCCCGGCCACAGTAGTGGCGATTGGCTCCATCCTTTTGCCCGCCATGATTAAGCAAGGCTTTCCACGTCAGTTTGGTGCAGGGGTCATTACCACTGCTGGCGCTTTGGGGATTTTAATTCCGCCATCGATTGCCATGGTGATGTTCTCTGTCGCCACCAATACCTCGGTGGGTGCGCTATTTATGGCAGGGGTGATTCCTGGCCTGATGCTGGCATTTTTTCTGGGGCTGACCACCTGGTGGCGCGCACGTAAGTTTGGCTATCCACGCATGCCCAAAGCCACAGCGGGCGAGCGTTGGGGTGCTTTTCGCCGCTCGGTGTGGGGCTTAATGCTGATCGTACTGGTATTGGGCGGGATTTACACCGGCGTATTTACCCCAACCGAAGCCGCTGCCATCGCCGCCGTGTACGCCTTTATCATTGCCGTATTTGTATACCGCGATTTGCCACTTAGCCGCGTACCCAAAGTGCTGCTCGATTCAGCCAGCATGAGTGCCATGCTGCTCTACATCATTACCAATGCCGTTTTGTTCTCGTTTGTGATGACCAACGAAGGCATTCCGCAGGCCATGGCCGATTGGCTGCTGGGTATGGGCCTTGGCCCGATCACCTTTTTGCTGGCGGTGAATATTCTGCTGCTCTTGGCCGGTAATGTGATGGAGCCATCGTCCATCATTCTGATCATGGCCCCTATCCTCTTCCCTGTGGCGGTTAAGCTGGGTATCAATCCCATCCACTTTGGGATTTTGATCACCGTGAATATGGAAGTCGGCATGTGCCATCCGCCGGTAGGGCTTAATCTATATGTGGCCTCCGGCATTACCAAGATGGGCATCACCGAGCTCACCGTAGCGGTCTGGCCATGGCTGCTGACCATGCTGGGCTTTTTGCTGCTGATTACCTATGTGCCCGCCATCTCGCTGTGGCTCCCCACGGCCATGGGCATGATGTAG
- a CDS encoding TRAP transporter small permease: MKILDHLEEWLIASLMAVATLVIFIAVLHRYASGAHLPIIQNWLLSINLSWAQELCIILFVWMAKFGAAYGVRVGIHVGVDVMINRLEPKYRAAFVMLGLLAGALFTGIVAVLGSQFVWGNGAHYAFTHALGMTIGNLYEGPTTPDLEWPTWMVYSAIPLGTSLMCLRFLQVAATFMRTGELPHHDVAHVEGLEEEEEEEGKPA; encoded by the coding sequence ATGAAAATACTCGATCACCTGGAAGAGTGGCTGATTGCCTCGCTGATGGCGGTGGCGACGCTGGTGATTTTTATCGCCGTGCTCCACCGCTACGCCTCCGGCGCCCATCTACCCATCATCCAAAACTGGCTGCTCAGCATCAACCTCTCATGGGCTCAGGAGCTGTGCATTATTTTATTTGTATGGATGGCTAAATTTGGTGCGGCCTATGGTGTGCGCGTCGGCATCCATGTGGGTGTGGATGTGATGATTAACCGGCTAGAGCCCAAATATCGCGCCGCCTTTGTGATGCTGGGCCTCTTAGCAGGAGCACTGTTTACCGGCATTGTGGCCGTGCTTGGCTCGCAATTTGTTTGGGGAAATGGCGCGCACTATGCCTTTACCCACGCTTTGGGCATGACCATAGGCAATCTGTATGAAGGCCCGACTACCCCCGATCTGGAATGGCCAACCTGGATGGTCTACAGCGCCATTCCCCTTGGTACCAGCCTGATGTGTTTGCGCTTTTTACAAGTTGCGGCCACCTTTATGCGTACCGGCGAGCTGCCTCATCATGACGTAGCGCACGTTGAAGGCCTAGAAGAAGAAGAAGAAGAAGAAGGAAAACCAGCATGA
- a CDS encoding TRAP transporter substrate-binding protein has translation MRTLLAAILALTVTSSFAAEAPIVIKFSHVVAVDTPKGKAADYFKKIAEERTKGRVKVEVYPNSQLYKDKEEMEALQLGAVQMLAPSLAKFGPLGVKEFEIFDLPYIFDSYAEVDKVMKGPIGAKLFTKLETKGIKALGFWENGFKNFSSNKPIRTPDDLRGMKVRIQSSKVLDEEMRAVGALPQVMAFSEVYQALQTGVVDGTELEPSNLYTSKAFEVQKHLTLTNHGFLGYAVIVNKTFWEGLPADIRTILTTAMNDSSNYANQIAKQETDKALAAIKASGKTTIYTPTAAERAAFRKALIPVHQKMASRFGQDLLTEIYKETAFKPVE, from the coding sequence ATGCGTACTTTACTAGCGGCCATTCTGGCTCTTACTGTCACTTCTTCCTTCGCGGCCGAAGCGCCGATCGTGATCAAGTTCAGCCACGTTGTTGCCGTTGATACCCCCAAGGGCAAAGCTGCTGATTACTTCAAAAAAATTGCCGAAGAACGCACCAAGGGCCGGGTTAAAGTAGAAGTTTATCCAAACAGCCAGCTGTACAAAGACAAAGAAGAAATGGAAGCGCTGCAATTAGGCGCAGTACAAATGCTGGCCCCTAGCCTGGCCAAATTTGGCCCGCTGGGTGTAAAAGAATTCGAAATTTTCGACCTACCGTATATTTTTGATAGCTATGCCGAAGTCGATAAAGTGATGAAAGGCCCGATTGGCGCCAAGCTGTTTACCAAGCTAGAAACCAAGGGCATTAAAGCGCTGGGCTTCTGGGAAAACGGCTTTAAGAATTTCTCCAGCAATAAACCGATCCGCACGCCAGACGATCTGCGCGGCATGAAAGTGCGTATTCAATCATCCAAAGTGCTGGACGAAGAAATGCGGGCCGTTGGCGCTCTGCCACAGGTGATGGCGTTTTCAGAAGTTTACCAAGCCCTGCAAACCGGCGTAGTAGACGGCACCGAGCTGGAGCCATCGAACCTTTACACCAGCAAAGCGTTTGAAGTGCAAAAACACCTCACCCTCACCAACCACGGCTTCCTTGGCTATGCCGTGATCGTCAACAAAACCTTCTGGGAAGGCCTGCCTGCCGACATTCGCACAATACTCACTACTGCGATGAATGACTCCTCCAATTACGCCAACCAGATTGCCAAGCAAGAAACCGACAAAGCACTTGCCGCCATCAAAGCCAGCGGCAAAACCACGATCTACACCCCAACCGCCGCCGAACGCGCGGCCTTCCGTAAAGCCCTCATCCCCGTCCACCAAAAAATGGCCTCCCGCTTTGGCCAAGATTTGCTGACCGAGATTTATAAAGAGACAGCGTTTAAGCCGGTTGAGTAA
- a CDS encoding sensor histidine kinase — translation MLTTLSLRLSAHPWFLPRLALVLFLATVLGLFAYLRHGEREEARLVLINDVLWVEQNLRFVLGQSEERLAALLEQSRDGSLSEAEFRSRARLIIGANAAITGIQLRTKNQSFSYGQHLSAEVTREPIALAQGMGRPSYTLPLYPKGMIALILAEHDLELVASIALPKLLQQQVPWWFAYKYRLEMIDADGREIASKSKIEADETNLSYQLPFDLVSSGLLLRITAYRHPTGLVQKLLIASVLGLALIVLFSWWRLRRQMQARLLAENALREEHAFRTAMEDSLSVGMRARDMDGRIVYVNPAFCGMVGYSAEELIGALPPYPYWNPEDIAGHQAQNEIVLSGRAPHDGFESMVRHRDGHLVATRVYTTPLIDATGKQRGWMSSVVDITALKAAEAREREQEEMLRHTGKLITMGEMASTLAHELNQPLMAMSNYASAARQFANQNNHELLDSTLSKIAGQAHRAAAVVKRIREFVQKRTPHCEPCDINHIASNAFELIDASARSQGVRLHFNLGAALPQIHADEVLLGQVVLNLLRNALDASSEQPQSRRDVWLATYCDDTAVYLSVCDRGSGIAPEVASRLFDAFFTTKSLGMGIGLNICRSILEQHRGKLWFEAHPQGGTYFYMSLPR, via the coding sequence TTGCTTACTACTCTTTCACTTCGCCTGAGTGCTCATCCTTGGTTTTTACCAAGGTTGGCCTTGGTCTTGTTTCTGGCCACGGTATTGGGCTTATTCGCCTATTTGCGCCACGGCGAGCGTGAAGAAGCACGGCTGGTGCTGATTAATGATGTGCTGTGGGTAGAGCAGAATTTGCGCTTTGTGCTGGGGCAATCTGAAGAACGCTTGGCTGCACTATTAGAGCAATCTCGCGATGGCAGCTTAAGCGAGGCCGAGTTTCGTAGCCGTGCGCGTTTGATTATTGGCGCAAATGCGGCGATTACCGGCATTCAGCTGCGTACTAAAAACCAGAGTTTTAGCTATGGTCAGCATTTATCCGCCGAAGTGACCCGTGAGCCGATTGCTTTAGCGCAGGGAATGGGGCGGCCAAGTTATACCCTGCCGCTTTACCCTAAGGGAATGATTGCGCTGATTCTGGCCGAGCATGATTTAGAGCTGGTGGCCTCCATTGCCCTGCCAAAACTCTTACAGCAGCAGGTGCCGTGGTGGTTTGCCTATAAATACCGGCTGGAGATGATTGATGCGGACGGGCGGGAAATCGCTAGTAAATCCAAAATCGAGGCTGACGAGACTAATCTTAGCTATCAGCTGCCCTTTGATTTAGTCAGCAGTGGCTTACTGCTGCGCATCACCGCTTACCGTCATCCAACTGGTCTGGTACAAAAACTGCTGATTGCCAGTGTGCTGGGGCTGGCCTTGATTGTGCTGTTTAGCTGGTGGCGTTTGCGCCGCCAGATGCAGGCGCGATTACTGGCAGAAAACGCGCTCAGGGAAGAGCACGCTTTTCGCACCGCGATGGAAGATTCGCTTTCGGTAGGGATGCGCGCCCGTGATATGGATGGCCGCATTGTGTATGTAAACCCTGCCTTTTGCGGCATGGTGGGTTATAGCGCTGAAGAGCTGATCGGTGCACTGCCGCCTTACCCTTATTGGAACCCGGAAGATATCGCCGGGCATCAGGCGCAAAACGAGATTGTGCTCAGTGGCCGTGCGCCGCACGATGGTTTTGAATCAATGGTGCGGCACAGGGATGGTCATCTGGTTGCCACCCGTGTTTACACCACGCCGCTTATCGATGCGACCGGCAAGCAGCGCGGCTGGATGAGCTCAGTGGTGGATATCACGGCCTTAAAAGCCGCCGAAGCAAGGGAGCGGGAGCAGGAAGAAATGCTGCGTCACACCGGCAAGCTGATCACCATGGGTGAAATGGCGTCCACCCTGGCCCATGAGTTAAACCAGCCTTTGATGGCGATGAGTAATTACGCCAGCGCGGCTCGTCAGTTTGCCAATCAGAATAATCACGAGTTGCTGGATTCAACGCTCAGCAAAATTGCTGGCCAGGCACACCGTGCCGCCGCCGTGGTGAAACGTATCCGCGAATTTGTACAAAAACGCACTCCGCATTGCGAGCCTTGCGATATCAACCATATTGCCAGCAATGCTTTTGAGCTGATCGATGCCAGTGCGCGCAGCCAGGGTGTGCGGCTGCATTTTAATTTGGGCGCTGCCTTGCCGCAGATTCACGCCGATGAAGTGTTGCTTGGGCAGGTGGTGCTGAATTTGCTGCGAAACGCGCTGGATGCCAGTAGTGAGCAACCACAAAGCCGCCGCGATGTATGGTTGGCTACCTATTGCGATGACACAGCGGTTTATTTATCAGTATGTGACCGGGGTTCAGGTATTGCGCCAGAGGTAGCCAGCCGTTTATTTGATGCGTTTTTTACGACTAAATCGCTGGGAATGGGCATTGGGCTGAATATTTGTCGTTCTATTTTAGAGCAGCATCGTGGCAAACTATGGTTTGAAGCCCATCCACAGGGGGGCACTTATTTTTATATGAGTCTGCCACGATGA
- a CDS encoding response regulator transcription factor, whose translation MKTVYLVDDDIAVRDSLGLLLLSHGYTVHAFEGGEDFLMAIDASSEGVVLLDVRMPGLSGPAVFGQMYELGSELIVLFLSGHGDIPMAVQAIQQGAFDFLEKPCSEKKLLERVNDALEVAIGRHSVRGNQQLLEKRLASITPREREVMDWILQGKLNKQIADEMQIAIRTVEVHRANVFAKMGVRSALDLAQLLKGS comes from the coding sequence ATGAAAACAGTTTATTTGGTTGATGATGATATTGCCGTGAGAGATTCACTCGGCCTGTTATTGCTTTCCCATGGCTATACCGTGCATGCCTTTGAAGGGGGCGAGGACTTTTTAATGGCCATTGATGCCAGTAGCGAAGGTGTGGTGCTGCTGGATGTGCGTATGCCTGGTCTGAGCGGGCCAGCCGTGTTCGGGCAGATGTATGAATTGGGCAGTGAACTGATTGTGTTGTTTTTATCAGGTCACGGTGATATTCCGATGGCGGTGCAGGCGATTCAGCAGGGGGCTTTTGATTTTTTAGAAAAACCATGCAGTGAAAAGAAATTGCTGGAGCGGGTTAATGATGCATTGGAGGTGGCTATTGGTCGCCATTCTGTGCGCGGTAATCAGCAATTATTAGAAAAGCGCCTCGCCTCGATTACGCCGCGTGAGCGCGAAGTGATGGATTGGATTTTGCAGGGTAAGCTCAATAAGCAAATCGCCGATGAAATGCAAATCGCCATCCGCACGGTAGAAGTCCACCGTGCCAATGTTTTTGCCAAAATGGGCGTGCGCTCGGCGCTGGATTTAGCGCAGTTGTTGAAGGGGAGTTGA